One window of the Peptacetobacter hiranonis genome contains the following:
- a CDS encoding BglG family transcription antiterminator yields the protein MISDFSPRLGQITLNLLMQDSPVSVKYLADSVGVSKRTVQRELEYIESSLKKYNLSFQSKAGTGVWIEGDKSDKEKLTALLMADDTLDVSNKDERIKKLILELLKESEPQKLFYYANMLGVSEATVSNDLDEVAKWFDKFKLSLVRKQGFGIYLEGKEKAYRKALTAFIDEYTSSYKLTQNDKNTMRESNLIKLIENKSSKNIYSLLDTDIMKRVISCLINLNNEQIANLTDSSYAGLVIHITIAINRIMHNEIIEPDSRLDEDIEHDRDYSLAVIIASSLEKEFDIEIPEIEVTYICLHIRASKMQNTSNSKSSKRNNTLVSLVYEMIEAYDPDISYILEQDDAFIDGLIAHMQPTLVRLTNGLAIRNPLLDQIKSDYPDIFKKCKKVTAMLEEKLNLKVPESETGFLAVHFGAAVVRLEQNNLSKRTVYVGVVCASGIGISRFIKTKLEKVFGNRISIETYGKGDLDSNTIRKTDFFVSNINMEVPDGADIIFINPLITDSDIKNIDANIRKYEITADKSEDRLDFYNQLDLIHNLTEQMKMILDNFNIITISKDIDFEKYLDVLKDKLIDSDDNSEIILSDIIAREKIATQVFPEMGFALFHTKTSGTKHIRMSACISDSETFENEYFKGISCIITMLLPDDEHLNMNRKLLGFLSEMLIEDPTFLEVLNSGDVSVGKDYLSKILKKYLKSIIN from the coding sequence ATGATTTCTGATTTCTCTCCAAGACTTGGACAAATCACATTAAATCTACTGATGCAAGATTCTCCCGTTTCAGTTAAATATCTCGCCGATTCTGTTGGTGTCAGCAAGAGAACTGTACAAAGGGAGCTTGAATATATAGAATCATCTTTAAAGAAATACAATTTATCATTCCAATCTAAAGCTGGTACTGGTGTTTGGATTGAGGGTGATAAGTCTGACAAAGAAAAATTAACTGCCCTACTTATGGCAGATGATACTTTAGATGTTTCTAATAAAGATGAGCGTATTAAAAAATTAATACTAGAATTATTAAAAGAAAGCGAGCCACAAAAATTATTCTACTATGCAAATATGCTTGGAGTAAGTGAGGCAACTGTCAGCAATGACCTTGATGAAGTTGCAAAGTGGTTTGATAAGTTTAAGTTATCGTTAGTTAGAAAACAAGGCTTTGGAATTTACCTTGAAGGTAAAGAAAAAGCATATAGAAAAGCATTAACTGCTTTCATAGATGAGTACACATCATCATACAAACTAACTCAAAACGATAAAAACACTATGAGAGAAAGTAACTTAATAAAATTAATAGAAAATAAGAGCAGCAAAAATATCTATAGCTTGCTAGATACAGATATTATGAAGAGAGTTATCTCTTGCTTAATAAATTTGAACAATGAACAGATTGCAAACCTTACAGACAGCTCTTATGCTGGGCTTGTAATTCACATAACTATCGCAATCAATAGAATAATGCACAATGAGATAATTGAGCCAGATAGTAGATTAGATGAAGATATCGAGCACGATAGAGATTACTCTCTTGCTGTGATAATCGCATCTTCTCTTGAAAAAGAATTTGACATAGAAATACCAGAAATAGAAGTTACATATATATGCCTTCATATTAGGGCATCTAAAATGCAAAATACTTCTAATTCTAAAAGCTCTAAAAGAAATAATACTCTGGTTTCTCTTGTTTATGAAATGATTGAGGCATACGATCCAGATATTTCATACATTCTTGAACAGGATGACGCATTTATAGATGGACTTATCGCACACATGCAGCCAACATTAGTTAGATTGACAAATGGTTTAGCTATAAGAAACCCTCTACTGGACCAAATTAAAAGCGACTATCCAGATATATTCAAAAAATGTAAAAAAGTAACCGCTATGCTAGAAGAAAAATTAAATTTAAAAGTTCCAGAGTCTGAAACAGGATTTTTGGCTGTTCACTTTGGTGCTGCAGTTGTAAGACTTGAGCAGAATAATCTATCTAAAAGAACTGTTTATGTAGGTGTTGTCTGTGCAAGTGGGATAGGTATTTCGAGATTTATAAAAACAAAATTAGAAAAAGTATTTGGAAATAGAATATCAATAGAAACATACGGAAAGGGAGACCTAGATTCAAATACAATAAGAAAAACAGATTTCTTTGTATCAAATATAAATATGGAAGTCCCTGATGGAGCCGATATCATTTTCATAAATCCATTGATAACTGATTCAGATATAAAAAATATAGATGCAAATATAAGAAAATATGAAATAACTGCTGATAAATCAGAGGATAGACTAGACTTCTATAACCAATTAGATTTAATTCACAATCTAACTGAACAGATGAAGATGATTTTGGATAATTTTAACATAATAACAATTTCTAAGGATATAGATTTTGAAAAATATTTAGATGTTTTGAAAGATAAATTAATTGACTCTGATGATAATTCCGAAATAATACTATCAGATATAATTGCTCGAGAAAAAATCGCTACTCAGGTATTCCCTGAAATGGGATTTGCTCTATTCCACACAAAAACATCTGGTACTAAACATATTAGAATGTCGGCTTGTATTTCTGATAGTGAAACTTTTGAAAATGAGTATTTTAAAGGAATTAGTTGCATAATTACAATGCTTCTTCCTGATGATGAACACCTTAATATGAATAGGAAACTATTAGGATTTTTAAGTGAGATGCTAATAGAAGATCCGACTTTTCTTGAAGTGCTTAACAGTGGGGATGTTTCTGTAGGAAAAGACTACTTGAGTAAAATACTAAAAAAATACTTAAAATCAATAATAAATTAA